The following are from one region of the Bacillus methanolicus MGA3 genome:
- a CDS encoding YjcZ family sporulation protein: MCWGSYGAGYGGYGYDGAGYGGAGYGGIGSNFALIVVLFVLLIIIGSTMFFG; encoded by the coding sequence ATGTGTTGGGGATCTTACGGTGCTGGCTATGGTGGTTATGGTTACGACGGTGCTGGTTACGGCGGTGCTGGTTACGGCGGTATCGGCAGTAATTTTGCATTAATCGTCGTATTGTTTGTTTTATTAATTATTATTGGTTCCACTATGTTCTTTGGTTAA
- a CDS encoding YjcZ family sporulation protein, with protein MSDGIRRAFALVVVLFVLLIIVGCSCRGIY; from the coding sequence ATGAGTGATGGAATTAGACGTGCTTTTGCGTTAGTTGTTGTATTGTTTGTTTTACTCATCATTGTAGGATGTTCTTGTAGGGGTATCTATTAA